Genomic window (Nitrosophilus kaiyonis):
ATTTAGATAAAAAAAGCAAAATTTTAGTTAAAAAACTATTCTTCAAAAAAAATCTTTATCCAGTTTTGGAGCTTTTATATAAAAGTGGTCTGTTACATATAGTCATTCCTCCATTAAAAAAAGTTATGTTTTTACCTCAATTTGACGGATATCATAATTTTCCTGTTGATATACACTCAATTTATAGCATTCAAAATTTAGAAAATATAAAAGATAATTTTTTATTAAAACTTTTTAATAAACTATCTAAAGATGAAAAAGCTTTACTAAAACTTGCAACTCTTTTACATGATGCAGGGAAAGGAAGGATACAAGACCATAGCGAAGTTGGTGCTAAACTTTTAAAAGTTTTTGCACAAAAATTAGGATTTGATGATGAATTAGTTAATATTGGATTTACATTAATAAAATATCATACCCTTATGACAAATACTGCTTATAATGAAGATATTTATAATGAAAAAACTCTATTTAACTTTACAGCAAAACTCAAATCTCCAAAAATATTAGATATGCTTTATATATTGACTTATGCAGATGTAAATTCAGTTGGCAAAGATATTTACAACTCATACAGTGCAAATCTATTATTTGAGCTTTATAGTTTGGCTAAAGAGACTTTTGAAAAAAAAGAGATACTGGAAGAGAGCGCAAAAAGAGTAAAAAAAGAGGAGTCATTAAAAAGAAATCAAAGATTTAAAGAACTACCAAAAAGTTTACAAAAGAGAATTTTATCAATAGAATCAAATCTATTTTTTATAAAACATAAAACAAATGAAATTATAGATATTTCAAAATATGCATATAACACTAAAAAATATAGTTATAAAATCAATAATGAAAAATATTTAATTATTGAAATAATAAGAAAAGTGCCTTTAAATCTTGGATATCTTTTAGGAAAATTATCAAGCATGGATGTAGCTTCTATGGAGGTTTTTAAACTATTTGATGATTTAAAATATTTTAAAATAGAATTTTTAGAAAAAATAGATGATGAAAATATACCATTTATTAAAAAGATTATAGAAGACTCTTTTGATATGAATAAGAAAATAAAATTAAAAAAACCTCAAATTAAAAAAGAAGAGATAAAAATTGATTGCGATCATTCAAAAACTTATGCTTCTATGTTTTTAAATACAAAAAATCAAAAAGGTCTTCTTGCTTTTATTGCTGCACTTTTTGATCAATATGGAATTGATATAGCAACTGCAAAAGTACATACAATCAAAAATAGAGCAAAAGATCTATTTTTAATAGAAAAAAATGGAAACTTTTGCAATAATAAAGAAAATATAATAAAAATTTTAACAGATGGGAAAAGTTAATGTGCGGAATTGTTGGCTATATTGGTAAAAGAGAGATAAAAAGCTTTTTAATTGAAGGATTAAAAGAACTTGAATATAGAGGATATGATAGTGCTGGAATTGCAATAATAGAAAATGAATCAATGCATGTTTTTAAAGCTGTTGGTAAAATAAAAAATTTAGAAGAGAAAGCAAAAGATTTTAAAACAAAAGAGTTTGGTATAGGAATAGGACATACAAGATGGGCAACTCATGGAAAGCCAACTGAACTTAATGCTCACCCTCATCTTGGAGAGTTTAGCTATGTTGTACATAACGGAATTATTGAAAATTATAAAGAGTTAAAAAAAGAGTTAGAAAACAAAGGCTATAAATTTATTAGTCAAACAGATACAGAAACAATTGTACATCTTTTTGAAGAAAATTTTAAACATAAAAAAGACCCATTTAAAGCTTTTAAGGATACTATATCAAAATTAAAAGGTGCATATGCAATTTTACTAATATCAAAAGCTTCACCAAATACTATTTTTTTTGCCAAAAATGGTTCACCTTTAATAATTGGGAAAAATAGTAAAAATGAGATATTTTTTGCTTCATCTGATGCTCCATTAATTGGATATGCAGATGAAGTCTCATACCTAGATGATGGAGTTTTTGGTTATGCAGATAAAGAAAAAATAAAAGCTTTCAAAGATTCTCAAGAAATTAACTTAGAATTTAAGCCTTTAACTATGGAAAAAGAGTTTGCACAAAAAGGCGGATTTAGATTTTTTATGGAAAAAGAGATTTATGAGCAATCCAGAGTAGTCAGTGAAACTATTATGGGAAGAGCAATTGATGGAAAAATTGTTTTTGAAGAGCTAGAAAAGAATTTTTTTGAAGGAATAGAAAATATAAAAATATGTGCTTGCGGGACAAGTTATCATGCAGGGTTAAGTAGTAGTTATCTATTTGAAAGAATTTCTAAAATCCCAACTTCTGTTGAAATAGCAAGTGAGTTTAGATATAAAAAGCCTCTTCTAAATAAAAATACTCTTTTTATAGTAATAAGTCAAAGTGGAGAAACTGCAGATACACTTGAGGCTTTAAAAATGGCTAAAAATGCAGGACTTAAAACTCTTGCAATATGTAATGTTGATAACTCTTCTATTGTTAGAATAGCTGATAAAACTATTTTAACAAGAGCTGGAATTGAAAAAGGAGTTGCAAGTACAAAAGCATTTGCAACACAAATGATGGTTTTGTGGATGCTTAGCTTATATTTAGCACAAATCAAAGGCTTTGATATTTCAAAAGAGATAGATGTTTTATTAAAAGTTCCAAAAGTTTTAATTGTTGAAAATTCTCTCCATGAAAAAATTAAAAGGCTTTCAAAAAGATATCTCCATGGTCATGGTTTTTTTTATATTGGTAGAGACATTTTTTATCCTTTAGCTCTTGAAGGAGCACTGAAATTAAAAGAGATAAGTTATCTTCATGCAGAAGGATATCCAGCAGGCGAGATGAAGCATGGACCTATCGCTTTAGCTGATCCTGAACTTTTTACTATTGCACTTATGCCAAAAAATCTTTTATATGATAAAATAAAAAGTAATGTTGAAG
Coding sequences:
- a CDS encoding HD domain-containing protein, which codes for MELKQKIEELLNNNATEFEISKTIKEYIKNYFKTLDELFSKTQGKDFLVKHTKYIDLIITSIYKVAIRKMFGLYVPMSNSIPITLVALGSYGREQMAPYSDIDLMIVYEDIEGYNVKALIEKILYIIWDTKLKLGHRVHKLDELKEVSKKDNTIKTAILESRYICGSKYLWFKIENELNKIRQDNPKEFIFQKIKEADRRREKYPISMEPNIKEGVGSLRDANLLYWIGNVLYGIDSLKNLTGKVFSDDEYKEFRIALEWLFKIRVALHLVAKKKEDRLLLQYIPDVAKRLSIKSKNEKKAQQIVVSRTLQALYIIDSFSQIFLKKMIRKLLFTPKNYSVLKKSRIYKNIYFCDNKLYSSFFIKNIAIKDFLTILNLVEFNDFDPSFIYYSKQVKYSKNLDKKSKILVKKLFFKKNLYPVLELLYKSGLLHIVIPPLKKVMFLPQFDGYHNFPVDIHSIYSIQNLENIKDNFLLKLFNKLSKDEKALLKLATLLHDAGKGRIQDHSEVGAKLLKVFAQKLGFDDELVNIGFTLIKYHTLMTNTAYNEDIYNEKTLFNFTAKLKSPKILDMLYILTYADVNSVGKDIYNSYSANLLFELYSLAKETFEKKEILEESAKRVKKEESLKRNQRFKELPKSLQKRILSIESNLFFIKHKTNEIIDISKYAYNTKKYSYKINNEKYLIIEIIRKVPLNLGYLLGKLSSMDVASMEVFKLFDDLKYFKIEFLEKIDDENIPFIKKIIEDSFDMNKKIKLKKPQIKKEEIKIDCDHSKTYASMFLNTKNQKGLLAFIAALFDQYGIDIATAKVHTIKNRAKDLFLIEKNGNFCNNKENIIKILTDGKS
- the glmS gene encoding glutamine--fructose-6-phosphate transaminase (isomerizing); its protein translation is MCGIVGYIGKREIKSFLIEGLKELEYRGYDSAGIAIIENESMHVFKAVGKIKNLEEKAKDFKTKEFGIGIGHTRWATHGKPTELNAHPHLGEFSYVVHNGIIENYKELKKELENKGYKFISQTDTETIVHLFEENFKHKKDPFKAFKDTISKLKGAYAILLISKASPNTIFFAKNGSPLIIGKNSKNEIFFASSDAPLIGYADEVSYLDDGVFGYADKEKIKAFKDSQEINLEFKPLTMEKEFAQKGGFRFFMEKEIYEQSRVVSETIMGRAIDGKIVFEELEKNFFEGIENIKICACGTSYHAGLSSSYLFERISKIPTSVEIASEFRYKKPLLNKNTLFIVISQSGETADTLEALKMAKNAGLKTLAICNVDNSSIVRIADKTILTRAGIEKGVASTKAFATQMMVLWMLSLYLAQIKGFDISKEIDVLLKVPKVLIVENSLHEKIKRLSKRYLHGHGFFYIGRDIFYPLALEGALKLKEISYLHAEGYPAGEMKHGPIALADPELFTIALMPKNLLYDKIKSNVEELSARDSTILAISPIEFEIADDFIKIKEQNHYMLEYFEMMLIIQLLAMEIAIRLGNDVDMPRNLAKSVTVE